Proteins encoded together in one Impatiens glandulifera chromosome 1, dImpGla2.1, whole genome shotgun sequence window:
- the LOC124937532 gene encoding uncharacterized protein LOC124937532: MAEIMAIRYGEKAEEMSVVEDLFCPKCRDNSNYSFCMKKMGHKPTGILVHTAKSIGFSSVSEMLLVRGSGKENPLSIQEKHGKNIVSEDTAMNLDDQKGRKMKNISRKMELKVDAEISLPRGLELKTALYIELQPEEVGPALQFLEFCSTFGEIIGLKKDES, translated from the exons ATGGCTGAAATCATGGCTATAAG GTATGGCGAAAAAGCAGAAGAGATGTCGGTTGTAGAGGATTTGTTTTGTCCTAAGTGCAGAGACAATAGTAATTACAGCTTTTGCAT GAAGAAAATGGGGCACAAACCTACTGGTATACTCGTGCACACCGCTAAGTCAATTGGTTTTTCTTCTGTTTCGGAGATGCTTCTAGTACGAGGTTCAGGAAAG GAAAATCCACTTTCCATACAAGAAAAACATGGCAAGAACATTGTAAGTGAAGATACTGCTATGAATCTTGACGACCAAAAAGGTagaaagatgaaaaatattAGTAGAAAAATGGAATTAAAAGTTGATGCTGAAATTTCACTTCCTCGAGGATTAGAATTAAAAACTGCGTTATATATTGAACTGCAACCCGAAGAAGTTGGTCCAGCATTGCAGTTCTTAGAATTTTGCAGTACTTTTGGAGAG ATTATTGGACTCAAGAAAGATGAGTCGTAG
- the LOC124937542 gene encoding uncharacterized protein LOC124937542 gives MELKVDAEIPLPGGSEIKTVLSIELQPEEIGPALQFLEFCRTFGEIIGLKKDESRFILRDMVRGGHGRQGKFSPVANFFVHLLSLLQSNSGERSTVISNSSSHKNSWLRALHKYLFESNYLCKQLKLDQFDGGTDSYDRLNSNERLKLLNFENQFKQQMKDEMAQGAKNCIPLSEHKDIVSKYKMQVVKAHNEMLQSKEMLCTEKQHCKAIRTNPILVDTEGHSFWRLKGFDDEINVLRQDLSLQHESESSEKWFTYEKQQKEIKKYLSYR, from the exons ATGGAATTAAAAGTTGATGCTGAAATTCCACTTCCTGGAGGATCAGAAATAAAAACAGTATTATCGATTGAATTGCAACCGGAAGAAATCGGTCCAGCATTACAATTCTTAGAATTTTGCCGTACTTTTGGAGAG ATTATTGGACTCAAGAAAGATGAGTCGCGGTTCATTCTTAGAGACATGGTTCGTGGGGGGCATGGGCGTCAAGGGAAATTTTCTCCGGTTGCAaatttttttgttcatttaCTATCATTACTGCAATCAAATTCGGGAGAAAG GTCTACCGTGATAAGTAATTCTTCAAGCCATAAAAATTCATGGCTTCGTGCACTCCACAAATATctttttgaatcaaattatcTATGTAAACAACTAAAGTTAGATCAGTTTGATGGAGGAACAGATAGTTACGATAGACTGAACTCAAATGAAAGATTAAAACTTTTGAACTTT GAGAATCAATTCAAACAGCAGATGAAGGACGAGATGGCTCAAGGTGCAAAAAATTGCATTCCACTTTCCGAGCATAAAGACATAGTATCTAAATATAAGATGCAAGTAGTCAAAGCTCATAATGAGATGCTGCAGTCAAAAGAAATGTTGTGCACAG AAAAACAACATTGCAAAGCTATTAGGACAAATCCTATTCTGGTAGACACCGAAGGCCACTCATTTTGGAGATTGAAGggttttgatgatgagattaaTGTTTTACGTCAAG ATTTAAGTCTCCAACATGAATCTGAGTCTAGTGAAAAATGGTTCACATATGAAAAGCAGCAGAAAGagattaagaaatatttatctTACAGGTAA